From a single Rosa rugosa chromosome 7, drRosRugo1.1, whole genome shotgun sequence genomic region:
- the LOC133723875 gene encoding short chain aldehyde dehydrogenase 1-like: MSMSSSSLAPPDPKRLEGKVAIITGGASGIGESTARLFVYHGAKVIIADVQDELALSLCKELDPDQESISYVHCDVTIDSDVKNVVDVAISKYGKLDIMYNNAGIPGNVDPTILGADHQNFKQVFDVNVYGAFLGAKHAARVMIPAKNGSILFTSSVTSASCGESSHAYTMSKHAVVGLMKSLCVELGQYGIRVNCISPCAMATPLLTNAMGMEKNVMEELICTSAVLKGVVPRSEDVAEAAVFLASEESKFVSGLNLLVDGGYSTTNQSFSTVLRNLMSSNHVL, from the exons ATGAGCATGAGTTCTTCCTCACTAGCTCCTCCTGACCCCAAAAG GTTAGAAGGCAAAGTGGCAATCATCACCGGGGGTGCCAGCGGAATTGGAGAGAGCACCGCAAGACTGTTTGTTTATCACGGTGCTAAAGTCATCATTGCCGATGTCCAAGACGAGCTTGCTCTATCCCTCTGCAAAGAACTCGACCCGGATCAAGAATCCATTTCGTATGTCCATTGTGATGTCACAATCGATTCCGATGTGAAAAATGTGGTAGATGTGGCGATCTCCAAGTACGGAAAACTTGATATCATGTACAACAATGCTGGCATACCCGGTAACGTGGACCCAACGATCTTAGGTGCGGATCACCAGAACTTCAAGCAAGTGTTTGATGTGAATGTGTACGGGGCTTTCTTGGGCGCCAAGCATGCTGCTAGGGTTATGATCCCTGCAAAAAACGGCAGCATTCTCTTCACTTCGAGTGTGACATCGGCTAGTTGTGGTGAGTCTTCACATGCCTATACGATGTCGAAGCACGCGGTGGTGGGGCTTATGAAGAGTTTGTGTGTGGAGTTGGGGCAGTATGGTATTAGAGTTAACTGCATCTCTCCATGCGCTATGGCTACTCCATTGTTAACAAATGCTATGGGAATGGAGAAGAATGTGATGGAGGAATTGATTTGTACTTCGGCTGTTTTGAAAGGAGTTGTGCCCAGATCAGAGGATGTAGCCGAGGCTGCGGTATTCTTGGCAAGCGAGGAGTCGAAGTTTGTGAGTGGACTAAACCTTCTTGTCGATGGGGGTTATAGCACTACCAATCAATCATTTAGTACGGTTCTGAGGAATCTCATGTCCTCAAACCATGTTTTGTAA
- the LOC133721105 gene encoding small ribosomal subunit protein eS17y-like translates to MGRVRTKTVKKSSRQVIERYYSRMTLDFHTNKKVLEEVAIIPSKRLRNKIAGFSTHLMKRIQKGPVRGISLKLQEEERERRMDFVPDESAIKTDEIAVDKETLDMLTALGMADIPGVKKVDPSDLQTAPIGYGRGGPRRY, encoded by the coding sequence ATGGGACGCGTCCGCACCAAGACCGTGAAGAAGTCCTCCCGGCAGGTGATCGAGCGGTACTACTCGCGCATGACCCTCGACTTCCACACCAACAAGAAGGTCCTGGAGGAAGTCGCCATCATCCCGTCGAAGCGCCTCCGCAACAAGATCGCCGGATTCTCGACCCATCTCATGAAGCGCATCCAGAAGGGCCCCGTCCGCGGCATCTCCCTCAAGCTCCAGGAGGAGGAGCGCGAGCGCCGCATGGACTTCGTCCCCGACGAGTCCGCCATCAAGACCGACGAGATCGCCGTCGACAAGGAGACCCTCGACATGCTCACTGCCCTCGGCATGGCGGATATTCCCGGAGTCAAGAAGGTGGATCCCTCTGATCTCCAGACTGCGCCGATCGGGTACGGCCGCGGCGGCCCCAGGAGGTACTAG
- the LOC133721049 gene encoding uncharacterized protein LOC133721049 — protein sequence MGNAQSPPPKDPRFASASRAFTHTELEDLKSLLESLAAQSHSDGQFISPSVFQTYFGLHGPLGDRMFDLVTQQRKDQKLTFEDLVVAKGTYEKGTRDDIEEFIYKLLDLNGDGILGRSDLEGVLVAMFEYIFKTKNSEPGSSTYRETVNAFLNAAQFTKHDEGHTEESLSFEDFRTWCTLLPSVRKFLGSLLIPPDQGRPGSQVPRLLQVENINSNMILLNEVYAWHIGGILPHQELGEWKLLYHSAVNGLSFNTFVGNISNDKGATVFIIKDKDGYVYGGYASQPWERHGDFYGDLKSFLFQLYPKASIYRPTGANTNLQWCAVNFGSESIPNGIGFGGKVNHFGLFLSANFDQGHTFSCTTFGSPCLSKTSRICPEVIECWGVVRKAADEEKQDGAKGTVLERFKEDRHMLNMVGLANSS from the exons ATGGGCAACGCTCAGTCACCTCCTCCCAAAGATCCTCGCTTTGCTTCCGCCTCCag AGCTTTCACTCATACTGAGCTTGAAGATCTCAAGTCCCTGCTTGAGTCCTTGGCTGCTCAGTCACACAGCGACGGCCAGTTCATCTCTCCCTCGGTTTTTCAG ACTTATTTCGGGCTTCATGGTCCTCTTGGAGATAGGATGTTTGATTTAGTAACCCAGCAACGGAAAGACCAGAAGCTCACTTTTGAAGACCTGGTGGTAGCCAAA GGGACTTATGAGAAGGGAACAAGAGATGATATTGAAGAGTTCATATATAAATTGTtggacctaaacggcgatggcATTTTGGGGAG GTCTGATCTGGAAGGTGTTCTGGTTGCAATGTTTGAATAcatattcaaaacaaaaaactctGAACCTGGATCAAGTACATATCGGGAAACTGTGAATGCATTTCTTAATGCTGCACAGTTTACAAAGCACGACGAAGGACATACTGAGGAAAGTTTGTCCTTTGAAGATTTCAGAACTTGGTGCACTCTTCTTCCTTCTGTCAGGAAGTTCCTTGGAAGCTTATTGATTCCACCTGATCAAG GAAGGCCAGGTTCTCAGGTTCCACGGTTATTGCAAGTGGaaaacatcaattcaaatatgatattaTTAAACGAGGTGTATGCCTGGCATATAGGAGGAATCCTTCCTCACCAAGAGCTGGGAGAATGGAAACTATTATACCATAGTGCTGTTAATGGTCTGAGCTTCAACACATTTGTGGGAAACATATC AAATGATAAAGGGGCAACTGTATTCATTATCAAGGATAAAGACGGTTATGTATATGGAGGTTATGCTTCCCAACCGTGGGAGAGGCATGGTGATTTCTATGGTGATCTGAAGTCATTTCTTTTCCAATTGTATCCGAAGGCATCTATATATAGACCTACTGGAGCAAACACTAATCTACAATGG TGTGCTGTGAATTTCGGTTCAGAGAGCATCCCAAATGGTATTGGTTTTGGAGGAAAGGTGAATCACTTTGGTCTCTTCCTTTCGGCGAACTTTGATCAGGGGCACACTTTCTCGTGTACCACATTTGGTTCCCCTTGCCTCTCCAAGACCAGCCGAATATGCCCGGAAGTAATAGAATGCTGGGGAGTTGTTAGGAAAGCAGCAGATGAAGAAAAACAGGACGGTGCTAAAGGCACTGTATTGGAGAGGTTTAAGGAAGATCGTCATATGCTCAACATGGTTGGGCTCGCAAATTCCAGCTAG
- the LOC133721468 gene encoding uncharacterized protein LOC133721468 produces MSRPWVLVCLLLLIVFTSQLEWKQQYGNDEPSPNPSKKQQYISEREEAVKEKIILSQEKNIQKLNELVRSLREQLLQCRGESEVVNGTATPLTELLSDLERHALLED; encoded by the exons ATGTCAAGACCCTGGGTACTGGTTTGTCTTCTCCTGTTAATTGTGTTTACATCACAGTTAGAATGGAAGCAACAATATGGGAATGATGAGCCGAGTCCAAACCCTTCAAAGAAACAGCAATATATATCTGAAAGGGAAGAAGCTGTGAAAGAAAAG ATTATACTCTCTCAAGAGAAAAATATACAGAAACTTAATGAGCTCGTGCGGAGTCTTCGAGAACAGTTACTACAATGTAGAGGTGAAAGTGAGGTTGTCAATGGCACTGCAACACCTTTGACCGAACTTCTTTCTGACCTCGAACGACATGCACTCTTGGAGGATTAG